The Streptomyces sp. Je 1-332 genome has a window encoding:
- a CDS encoding serine hydrolase domain-containing protein: MAHLVREVRALTRGERPWCSGAVVLAGRGPVIAVEEAVGRAVRYAAYDPEKDAGVELPPAEQVLTRKGTPFDLASLTKLFTTVAAMQQLERGTLGIDALVSAYVPEFTAAAEHGVTVRQLLTHTSGLRPELPLYDCPDDVARLAALRAEAPSGPPGDHLYSDLNMLLLQHVLERLTRRPLDVLIREGITRPLGMAATGFGPRPDAAATEDQRRPWAKVSRGMLRGEVHDENAWALGGVAGHAGLFSTARDLAVFCRALLCGGSYGTARILGPDFVELMLTPPGLGFGLDQAWFMGELAGRGAAGHTGFTGTSLVIDPATDTYLILLANTVHPRRGRADSGPRARAATRLARAAR; encoded by the coding sequence ATGGCCCACCTCGTACGCGAGGTGCGTGCGCTGACGCGCGGTGAGCGGCCCTGGTGCTCCGGTGCCGTCGTGCTCGCCGGGCGCGGCCCGGTGATCGCCGTCGAGGAGGCGGTGGGGCGGGCGGTGCGGTATGCCGCGTACGACCCCGAGAAGGACGCGGGCGTCGAACTGCCGCCCGCGGAGCAGGTGTTGACCCGCAAAGGGACCCCCTTCGACCTGGCGTCGCTGACCAAGCTGTTCACGACGGTCGCCGCGATGCAGCAGCTGGAGCGGGGCACGCTCGGCATCGACGCGCTGGTCTCGGCGTACGTCCCCGAGTTCACCGCGGCCGCGGAGCACGGTGTCACGGTGCGGCAGCTGCTCACGCACACCTCCGGGCTCCGTCCCGAACTCCCGCTGTACGACTGCCCGGACGACGTGGCGCGGCTGGCCGCCCTGCGTGCGGAGGCGCCGTCGGGCCCGCCGGGGGACCACCTCTACTCCGACCTGAACATGCTGCTCCTCCAGCACGTCCTGGAGCGCCTCACGCGCCGCCCGCTGGACGTCCTCATCCGTGAGGGCATCACCCGGCCGCTGGGCATGGCGGCCACCGGCTTCGGGCCGCGCCCCGACGCGGCGGCCACCGAGGATCAGCGCAGGCCCTGGGCGAAGGTGTCCCGGGGGATGCTGCGGGGTGAGGTGCACGACGAGAACGCCTGGGCGCTCGGCGGCGTCGCGGGCCACGCCGGGCTCTTCTCCACCGCACGTGACCTCGCGGTGTTCTGCCGGGCGCTGCTGTGCGGGGGCTCGTACGGTACGGCGCGGATCCTCGGCCCCGACTTCGTCGAGCTGATGCTGACGCCGCCGGGGCTCGGCTTCGGGCTCGACCAGGCGTGGTTCATGGGGGAGCTCGCGGGGCGCGGGGCTGCGGGGCACACGGGGTTCACGGGGACGTCCCTGGTCATCGACCCGGCCACGGATACGTATCTGATCCTCCTGGCCAACACGGTCCACCCCCGGCGGGGGCGCGCCGACAGCGGCCCCCGGGCACGGGCCGCCACCCGGCTGGCCCGCGCGGCTCGCTAG
- a CDS encoding TetR/AcrR family transcriptional regulator has protein sequence MATKSAPDSKRRSERSRRAIYDAALDLVSEVGYGKLTIEAIASRAGVGKQTIYRWWPSKGAVLLDAFLDLGEQAHQEASDNAGRDLAPTEIPDSGDLEADLKLVMRATIDEFRNPKYDAPWRALAAEGMLNSELGAEYVEKLLEPGLQMYVRRIEIAQEAGQVAADVDPRIALELWTGPLAQRWMQRTGPLTHEYADKLVEYALYGIAPR, from the coding sequence ATGGCCACGAAATCCGCCCCTGACTCCAAGCGCCGCAGCGAACGCTCGCGCCGCGCGATCTACGACGCCGCCCTCGACCTGGTCTCGGAGGTCGGGTACGGCAAGCTCACGATCGAGGCGATCGCTTCCCGTGCGGGCGTGGGCAAGCAGACGATCTACCGCTGGTGGCCGTCCAAGGGCGCCGTCCTGCTCGACGCCTTCCTGGACCTCGGCGAGCAGGCGCACCAGGAGGCGAGCGACAACGCGGGCCGCGACCTGGCCCCGACCGAGATCCCGGACTCCGGGGATCTGGAGGCGGACCTCAAGCTCGTCATGCGGGCCACCATCGACGAGTTCAGGAATCCCAAGTACGACGCCCCTTGGCGGGCGCTCGCCGCCGAGGGCATGCTCAACTCCGAGCTCGGCGCCGAGTACGTGGAAAAGCTCCTGGAGCCCGGCCTCCAGATGTACGTGCGGCGCATCGAGATCGCCCAGGAAGCCGGCCAGGTCGCGGCCGACGTGGACCCCCGCATCGCCCTGGAGCTGTGGACGGGCCCGCTCGCCCAGCGCTGGATGCAGCGCACGGGCCCGCTCACGCACGAGTACGCCGACAAGCTCGTCGAGTACGCCCTTTACGGCATCGCGCCGCGC
- a CDS encoding small ribosomal subunit Rsm22 family protein, which yields MNVPTSPASPAEALRAALAGLLGGLPAKQAATAVERLIASYRGRTPTDAPILRDRADVAAYAAYRMPATFEAVCSALGALADAAPVGWAPGSHVDVGGGTGAATWAVSATWEGERPVTVLDWAEPALALGRELAAANPWLKGVRWQRSRIGSALSIESTDLVTVSYVLKELTENDRRSLVDAAAAAAQQAVVIVEPGTPDGYARVIEARDRLIAAGFRVAAPCPHSAACPIVPGDDWCHFSARVSRSSLHRQVKGGSLAYEDEKFSYVAAVRFDAEPARERVVRKPQIRKGQVLLDLCAADETLHRETVTKRHGPLYRAARDAEWGDTWPPHDGDGLDA from the coding sequence GTGAACGTCCCGACCTCCCCCGCCTCTCCTGCCGAGGCCCTGCGTGCCGCCCTTGCGGGGCTGCTTGGTGGGCTTCCGGCCAAGCAGGCCGCTACAGCTGTCGAGCGGCTGATTGCCAGCTACCGGGGGCGTACTCCTACCGACGCCCCGATTCTGCGGGACCGTGCCGATGTCGCCGCGTACGCCGCGTACCGCATGCCCGCGACCTTCGAGGCGGTGTGTTCCGCTCTCGGGGCGCTGGCGGACGCGGCGCCCGTGGGGTGGGCGCCCGGCAGCCATGTGGACGTCGGCGGCGGGACCGGGGCCGCGACCTGGGCGGTGAGCGCCACCTGGGAGGGTGAGCGGCCCGTCACGGTTCTCGACTGGGCCGAGCCCGCCCTCGCCCTGGGGCGTGAACTGGCCGCAGCCAACCCGTGGTTGAAGGGGGTGCGGTGGCAGCGCTCTCGTATCGGATCGGCGCTCAGCATCGAGAGCACTGATCTCGTCACCGTGTCCTATGTCCTCAAGGAGCTGACGGAGAACGACCGGCGGTCCCTCGTCGACGCGGCCGCGGCAGCCGCACAGCAGGCCGTCGTCATCGTCGAGCCCGGCACCCCCGACGGCTACGCCCGCGTCATCGAGGCCCGCGACCGCCTGATCGCCGCCGGCTTCCGCGTCGCCGCGCCCTGCCCGCACAGCGCCGCCTGCCCGATCGTGCCCGGCGACGACTGGTGCCACTTCTCCGCCCGCGTCAGCCGCTCCTCCCTGCACCGGCAGGTCAAGGGCGGTTCGCTGGCGTACGAGGACGAGAAGTTCAGCTATGTGGCGGCCGTCCGCTTCGACGCCGAACCGGCGCGCGAGCGCGTCGTGCGCAAGCCGCAGATCCGCAAGGGGCAGGTCCTGCTCGACCTGTGCGCGGCGGACGAGACGCTGCACCGCGAGACGGTGACCAAACGCCACGGCCCGCTGTACCGCGCGGCCCGCGACGCGGAGTGGGGCGACACCTGGCCGCCCCACGACGGCGACGGGCTAGACGCGTAG
- a CDS encoding DUF6243 family protein — protein MSRGGAGNMLGVGGTRTNLSRKVLRGGGRGGQIGGGLSPQAQKRELLRRLQEGRSARGQS, from the coding sequence ATGTCGCGAGGTGGAGCAGGAAACATGCTGGGCGTGGGCGGTACGCGCACCAACCTCTCCCGCAAGGTGCTGCGCGGCGGGGGCCGCGGCGGTCAGATCGGCGGCGGGCTCAGTCCGCAGGCGCAGAAGCGTGAGCTGCTGCGCAGGCTCCAGGAAGGCCGATCGGCGCGCGGTCAGTCGTGA
- the ddaH gene encoding dimethylargininase — MSRFPRRATPRRYLMCSPAHFKVTYSINPWMDPSKPVDVPLAIAQWEDLRDRYRSLGHTVEELVPRPGLPDMVFAANGATVVDGRVLGARFAHPERGDEAAAHLEWFREHGFTDLHEPTHINEGEGDFAVTSSYVLAGRGFRASPLSHGEAQEFFGRPVIGLDLVDPRYYHLDTALAVLDDAADEVMYYPPAFSPGSQAALRRLFPGALIAEEPDAVALGLNAVSDGLHVLLPQAAVGLFAPLRERGYEPVAMDLSELLKGGGSVKCCTQELRV; from the coding sequence TTGAGTCGTTTTCCTCGTCGCGCCACACCCCGGCGCTATCTGATGTGCTCACCCGCACACTTCAAGGTCACGTACTCCATCAACCCCTGGATGGATCCCTCGAAACCGGTCGACGTCCCGCTGGCCATCGCCCAGTGGGAGGACCTGCGCGACCGCTACCGCTCGCTCGGCCACACCGTCGAGGAGCTCGTCCCGCGTCCCGGCCTGCCGGACATGGTCTTCGCCGCGAACGGCGCGACCGTCGTCGACGGCCGTGTGCTCGGCGCGCGGTTCGCCCACCCCGAGCGCGGTGACGAAGCGGCCGCCCACCTGGAGTGGTTCCGGGAGCACGGCTTCACCGACCTCCACGAACCCACGCACATCAACGAGGGCGAGGGCGACTTCGCCGTCACCTCCTCCTACGTCCTTGCCGGGCGCGGCTTCCGGGCCAGCCCGCTGTCGCACGGGGAGGCGCAGGAGTTCTTCGGCCGCCCGGTCATCGGGCTCGACCTCGTCGATCCCCGCTACTACCACCTGGACACGGCGCTCGCGGTGCTCGACGACGCGGCGGACGAGGTCATGTACTACCCGCCCGCGTTCTCACCGGGCAGCCAGGCCGCCTTGCGGCGCCTGTTCCCCGGGGCGCTGATCGCCGAGGAGCCGGACGCGGTGGCCCTCGGGCTCAACGCGGTCTCGGACGGCCTGCACGTGCTGCTCCCGCAGGCCGCGGTCGGCCTCTTCGCACCGCTGCGTGAGCGTGGCTACGAACCGGTCGCGATGGATCTGAGCGAGCTGCTCAAGGGCGGCGGCAGCGTGAAGTGCTGCACCCAGGAGCTACGCGTCTAG